Proteins from one Amycolatopsis benzoatilytica AK 16/65 genomic window:
- the pyrF gene encoding orotidine-5'-phosphate decarboxylase, with the protein MTKRFGARLAEAVAARGPLCAGIDPHPGLIEAWGLPVDVSGLERFALTAAEALGEVAAIVKPQSAFFEAFGSAGVAVLERVVDVAHDAGSLVLLDVKRGDIGSTMAAYTAAYVADKAAFTADAATVSPYLGFGALEAAAAAAREAGNGLFVLARTSNPEANALQRARLEDGRTVAQSVVDAAAAHNAGEEPYGDVGVVVGATVAPGEVDLGQLNGPVLAPGFGAQGATEADLRAVFGESLPGLLPASSRDLLRHGPDPDALRRAAQEVNSRLAGPGAKGQ; encoded by the coding sequence GTGACCAAGCGGTTCGGGGCCCGGCTGGCCGAGGCAGTGGCCGCGCGCGGGCCGCTGTGCGCCGGGATCGACCCGCACCCGGGCCTGATCGAGGCGTGGGGCCTGCCGGTGGACGTGAGCGGTCTCGAACGGTTCGCGCTCACCGCGGCCGAAGCGCTCGGCGAAGTCGCGGCGATCGTCAAGCCGCAGTCGGCGTTCTTCGAGGCGTTCGGGTCCGCCGGCGTGGCGGTCCTCGAACGCGTCGTCGACGTCGCGCACGACGCCGGATCGCTTGTCCTGCTGGACGTCAAGCGCGGCGACATCGGCTCCACCATGGCCGCGTACACCGCGGCCTACGTGGCCGACAAGGCGGCCTTCACCGCCGACGCGGCCACGGTGTCGCCGTACCTCGGCTTCGGAGCGCTGGAGGCAGCTGCCGCCGCGGCGCGCGAAGCGGGCAACGGTCTGTTCGTTTTGGCCCGTACGTCCAATCCGGAAGCGAACGCGTTGCAGCGCGCGCGACTGGAAGACGGCCGTACGGTCGCTCAGAGCGTCGTAGACGCCGCGGCGGCCCACAATGCGGGAGAGGAGCCGTACGGCGACGTAGGCGTGGTTGTAGGGGCCACTGTGGCTCCTGGGGAAGTCGACCTGGGCCAGCTCAACGGTCCGGTGCTCGCGCCCGGATTCGGGGCGCAGGGGGCAACTGAGGCGGATTTGCGGGCAGTGTTCGGAGAGAGCCTGCCCGGCCTGCTGCCGGCTTCGTCGCGTGACCTGCTGCGGCACGGGCCTGACCCGGACGCGTTACGCCGAGCAGCCCAAGAGGTGAACAGCCGGTTGGCGGGGCCGGGCGCGAAAGGCCAATAG
- the mihF gene encoding integration host factor, actinobacterial type has protein sequence MALPQLTEEQRAAALEKAAAARRIRAELKERLKRGGTTLVDVLKQAEENEVLGKMKVSALLEALPGVGKVRAQQTMERLEIAPSRRLRGLGDRQRKALLAEFSGE, from the coding sequence GTGGCACTTCCCCAGCTGACAGAGGAACAGCGTGCTGCGGCGCTGGAGAAGGCCGCCGCCGCCCGCCGCATCCGTGCTGAGCTGAAGGAGCGGCTGAAGCGGGGCGGTACCACTCTGGTCGACGTGCTGAAGCAGGCCGAGGAGAACGAAGTCCTCGGCAAGATGAAGGTTTCGGCCCTGCTCGAGGCGCTCCCCGGCGTCGGCAAGGTCCGTGCCCAGCAGACGATGGAACGACTGGAGATCGCCCCCAGCCGCAGGCTCCGCGGTCTCGGCGACCGGCAGCGCAAGGCGCTGCTGGCCGAGTTCAGCGGCGAGTGA
- the gmk gene encoding guanylate kinase, translating to MSGVGQDYPVIRGADRGSEPVAGEILRPRLTVVSGPSGVGKSSVVGQLRRLEPNLYFSVSVTTRAPRPGEIDGNHYHFVDSAEFDRMAAEGRLLEWAEFAGNRYGTPREPVEQALAAGRPAILEIELQGARQVRMAMPEARLVMLMPPSWEELVGRLTGRGTESEAAVAARLAEAERELAAAGEFDVRLVNADVEVAARQLLDLITGGGDSAADRCDDTEQHE from the coding sequence GTGAGCGGCGTCGGTCAGGACTACCCGGTGATCCGGGGCGCCGACCGCGGCAGTGAGCCGGTGGCGGGGGAAATCCTCCGCCCCCGGCTCACCGTCGTCTCTGGCCCCTCCGGTGTCGGGAAGTCGAGTGTGGTGGGACAGCTGCGCCGGCTCGAGCCGAACCTGTACTTCAGCGTTTCGGTGACGACGCGGGCGCCGCGGCCGGGCGAGATCGACGGAAACCATTACCACTTCGTGGATTCCGCCGAGTTCGACCGGATGGCGGCCGAGGGCAGGCTGCTGGAGTGGGCCGAGTTCGCGGGCAACCGGTACGGGACGCCGCGCGAGCCGGTGGAACAGGCGCTGGCGGCGGGCCGCCCGGCGATCCTGGAGATCGAACTGCAGGGCGCCCGGCAGGTCCGGATGGCGATGCCGGAAGCCCGGCTGGTCATGCTGATGCCGCCGTCCTGGGAAGAACTGGTCGGCAGGCTCACCGGGCGCGGCACCGAGAGCGAGGCCGCGGTGGCCGCCCGGCTGGCCGAGGCGGAACGCGAACTGGCCGCTGCCGGGGAGTTCGACGTGCGGTTGGTGAACGCCGACGTCGAGGTCGCCGCGCGGCAGTTGCTAGACTTGATTACCGGCGGTGGCGATTCTGCCGCCGATCGATGTGACGATACGGAGCAGCACGAGTGA
- the rpoZ gene encoding DNA-directed RNA polymerase subunit omega yields MTVQQATLEELEGITNPPIDDLLEKVSSKYALVIYSAKRARQINDYYAQLGEGLLEYVGPLVEPGPREKPLSIALREIHGGLLEHTEGE; encoded by the coding sequence GTGACTGTGCAACAGGCGACGCTGGAAGAGCTCGAAGGCATCACCAACCCGCCGATCGACGACCTGCTCGAGAAGGTCTCCTCGAAGTACGCGCTGGTGATCTACTCGGCCAAGCGGGCCCGGCAGATCAACGACTACTACGCGCAGCTGGGCGAGGGCCTGCTGGAGTACGTCGGTCCGCTGGTCGAGCCCGGTCCCCGGGAGAAGCCGCTGTCGATCGCGCTGCGCGAGATCCACGGCGGTCTGCTCGAGCACACCGAGGGTGAGTGA